In Macadamia integrifolia cultivar HAES 741 chromosome 1, SCU_Mint_v3, whole genome shotgun sequence, a single window of DNA contains:
- the LOC122083395 gene encoding uncharacterized protein LOC122083395 — MNSSILFTPSAKMMMETSHPRVWWHIQSDVIPILQKYAIRILSQPCSSLACERNWSAWEAAQTKKRNRLSAAMLDDLVYVKMNSLMMEKRGELEQKNMLPINLDNISVNDFDQSIEDVDKELERLLDDVDDSIAEDLLFGASASFTESETQPPDSI, encoded by the exons ATGAATTCTAGCATTCTTTTTACTCCCAGTgccaagatgatgatggaaactagtcatcctc GGGTTTGGTGGCATATACAAAGTGATGTTATTCCTATCTTACAGAAGTATGCCATTCGAATATTGAGCCAACCATGTAGTTCTTTGgcttgtgagagaaattggagtgcCTGGGAAGCAGcacaaacaaaaaagaggaaTAGATTGTCAGCAGCGATGTTAGATGATTTAGTCTATGTGAAAATGAATTCGTTGATGATGGAAAAGAGGGGTGAACTTGAACAGAAAAACATGTTACCCATTAATCTTGACAATATTAGTGTCAATGATTTTGATCAGAGCATTGAGGACGTTGATAAAGAGCTAGAGAGATTgttggatgatgtggatgatagcATTGCTGAAGACTTGCTATTTGGTGCAAGTGCTAGTTTTACTGAGAGCGAGACTCAACCCCCAGATAGTATATAA
- the LOC122070446 gene encoding uncharacterized protein LOC122070446, producing MTTPRVFWCDVCGRLVDRGCWIYYCHEFDYGTHLGCAIFDAGEASNKPSSNPANLGAEKPMETPIRALGGGGVLSRKDEEEEQALRKQVVDQMKDTELEIAWLQNQYASYIAQLMNWSHC from the coding sequence ATGACGACTCCAAGAGTTTTCTGGTGTGATGTTTGTGGTCGTCTCGTTGACAGGGGATGCTGGATCTACTATTGTCATGAGTTTGACTATGGAACCCACTTGGGTTGTGCCATATTTGATGCAGGAGAAGCTTCAAACAAGCCTTCGAGCAATCCGGCGAACCTCGGTGCTGAGAAACCAATGGAGACCCCTATTCGAGCACTTGGCGGTGGCGGTGTTCTATCaaggaaagatgaagaagaggagcaaGCATTGAGGAAGCAAGTGGTGGATCAGATGAAGGATACTGAACTTGAGATTGCTTGGCTTCAAAATCAGTATGCTAGCTATATTGCACAACTGATGAATTGGTCTCATTGTTAA
- the LOC122080963 gene encoding ABC transporter B family member 2-like translates to MSFQGAPCDNAKEEKKKDSEGEKEEEEQKQQKSHKVPFLKLFAFADLQDYILMFIGSIGACIHGVSVPVFFIFFGKLINIIGIAYLFPASVSHKVAKYSLDFVYLSIAVMFSSWVEVACWMHTGERQVAKMRLAYLKSMLNQDISLFDTEASTGEVISAITSDIIVVQDAISEKVGNFLHYISRFLSGFAIGFSQVWQISLVTLSIVPLIAIAGGIYAYVATGLIARVRKSYVKAGEIAEEAIANVRTVQAFVGEEKAVLSYKMALKKTYEYGKKGGLAKGIGLGSLHCVLFLSWSLLTWFTSIVVHKEIADGGKSFTTMLNVVIAGLSLGLAGPNISTFAQARAAAYPIFKMIERNTVSNVSSKVGRTLRKVEGHIQFKDVCFSYPSRPDVVIFDKLSLDIPSGKIVALVGGSGSGKSTVISLIERFYEPFSGEILLDGNDIRDLQLKWLRSQIGLVNQEPALFATTIVENILYGKDDATLEEITRAAKLSGAISFINNLPDRYDTQVGERGVQLSGGQKQRIAISRAILKNPSILLLDEATSALDAESEKSVQEALDRVMVGQTTIVVAHRLSTVRNADIIAVVQGGKIVETGSHEELISNPNGAYATLVQLQEKAPLQRQASQGPVMGRHLSMKLSCELSSTASSFRASFQSEKELSLGRCSADESETIKLKRISWRSIYSMVAPDWFYGVSGIIGAMFAGAQMPLFALGVTDALVSYYMDWDTTRREVRKIAFLFCGGAVLTVIFHTIEHLSFGIIGERLTLRVREKMFAAILRNEIGWFDDISNTSSMLSSRLETDATLLRGMAVDRSTILLQNIFLVITSFIIGFLLNWRVTLVVIATYPLIVSGHISEKLFLKGYGGDLNKAYLKANMLAGEAVSNIRTIAAFCSEDKLIDLYARELEEPSKLSFRRGQIAGIAFGVSQFFIFSSYGLALWYGSVLMGKEISSFKSVIKTFMVLIVTALAMGETLAMAPDLLKGTQMLVSIFDVLDRKTEVAGDVGEEVTTVEGTIELKNVEFSYPSRPDIIIFKDFNIKVTVGKSLALVGSSGSGKSSVLSLILRFYDPTAGKVMVDGKDIKKLKLKSLRKHIGLVQQEPALFATTIYENILYGRDGASDSEIIEAAKLANAHNFISSLPEGYLTKVGERGVQLSGGQKQRVAIARAVLKNPAILLLDEATSALDVESERVVQQALDRLMKNRTTVMVAHRLSTIQNADHISVLQNGKIIEQGNHSTLIEKKKGAYYKLINLQEQQQQKL, encoded by the exons ATGAGCTTCCAAGGTGCTCCCTGTGACAATgccaaagaagagaaaaagaaggattcagaaggtgaaaaagaagaagaagaacagaagcaGCAGAAAAGCCATAAAGTTCCATTCCTGAAGCTTTTTGCGTTTGCAGACTTACAGGATTACATATTAATGTTCATAGGATCCATTGGTGCTTGTATTCATGGAGTTTCAGTTCctgttttcttcattttctttggtAAACTTATAAACATCATAGGCATTGCTTACCTATTCCCAGCCTCTGTTTCACATAAAGTAGCCAAG TACTCGTTGGATTTCGTCTATCTGAGCATTGCTGTGATGTTCTCTTCATGGGTTG AGGTTGCTTGTTGGATGCATACTGGAGAGCGGCAAGTGGCGAAGATGAGATTAGCGTATTTGAAATCGATGTTGAATCAAGATATCAGCCTCTTTGACACTGAAGCTTCCACTGGAGAAGTGATCTCTGCAATCACCAGTGATATAATTGTAGTTCAAGATGCCATCTCTGAGAAG GTGGGGAATTTCTTGCACTACATAAGCCGTTTTTTATCAGGTTTTGCAATTGGGTTCTCTCAAGTTTGGCAGATCAGTCTTGTGACCCTATCTATAGTCCCCCTAATTGCCATTGCTGGTGGTATCTATGCTTATGTAGCAACTGGTCTTATTGCTAGAGTGAGGAAATCCTATGTCAAGGCTGGTGAAATTGCGGAAGAG GCTATTGCCAACGTTCGAACGGTTCAAGCATTTGTTGGAGAAGAGAAGGCGGTATTATCGTACAAGATGGCTCTCAAAAAAACTTATGAGTATGGGAAGAAGGGAGGACTAGCCAAGGGTATTGGACTTGGTTCTCTGCACTGTGTTCTCTTCTTGTCATGGTCACTTCTCACATGGTTCACTAGCATTGTTGTCCACAAGGAGATAGCAGACGGTGGAAAATCCTTCACCACCATGCTCAATGTCGTTATAGCCGGACT GTCACTGGGACTAGCTGGCCCAAACATCTCAACTTTTGCCCAAGCAAGAGCAGCTGCATACCCCATCTTCAAGATGATAGAGAGAAATACAGTTAGCAATGTCAGCTCAAAAGTGGGCAGGACACTCAGAAAAGTGGAGGGGCATATACAATTTAAGGATGTGTGTTTCAGTTATCCATCTCGCCCTGATGTAGTGATCTTTGATAAGCTTTCTCTCGACATACCATCGGGGAAAATCGTGGCACTTGTTGGAGGAAGTGGTTCTGGGAAGAGCACGGTGATCTCACTGATCGAAAGATTCTATGAGCCTTTCAGTGGCGAGATACTATTAGATGGTAATGACATTAGAGATCTTCAACTCAAGTGGCTTAGGAGTCAAATTGGGTTAGTTAATCAGGAGCCTGCTCTCTTCGCCACAACAATTGTTGAAAACATCCTATATGGCAAAGATGACGCCACACTCGAAGAGATAACACGTGCTGCAAAGCTCTCTGGGGCCATTTCTTTCATCAACAACCTTCCTGATAGATATGACACTCAG GTTGGTGAAAGAGGGGTACAATTATCTGGTGGACAGAAGCAACGAATTGCGATATCTCGAGCGATTCTAAAGAATCCTTCAATACTTCTCCTTGATGAGGCAACAAGTGCACTTGATGCTGAATCTGAGAAGAGTGTGCAGGAGGCACTAGATCGTGTCATGGTTGGACAAACCACTATTGTGGTGGCGCATCGGCTCTCTACAGTTAGGAATGCAGATATCATTGCTGTTGTCCAGGGAGGGAAGATTGTTGAAACAGGGAGCCATGAAGAGCTGATTTCAAACCCAAATGGTGCTTATGCAACACTTGTGCAGCTCCAAGAGAAAGCTCCCTTGCAGCGTCAAGCTTCACAAGGCCCGGTCATGGGACGACATCTTAG TATGAAGCTTTCTTGTGAACTATCAAGCACGGCCTCAAGTTTTCGGGCCAGTTTCCAATCTGAAAAGGAATTATCATTAGGTCGCTGCTCTGCTGATGAATCTGAGACAATAAAACTGAAGAGAATTTCATGGAGAAGCATATATTCCATGGTGGCTCCTGACTGGTTCTATGGGGTGTCTGGCATCATTGGTGCAATGTTTGCTGGTGCCCAGATGCCACTGTTTGCTCTTGGGGTTACGGATGCTCTTGTTTCCTATTACATGGACTGGGACACAACACGCAGAGAAGTCAGGAAGATTGCTTTTCTCTTTTGTGGGGGTGCTGTTTTGACCGTCATCTTTCACACCATTGAGCACCTTAGTTTTGGAATTATCGGAGAGCGACTAACTCTGCGGGTGAGAGAGAAGATGTTTGCAG CCATCTTGAGGAATGAAATTGGATGGTTTGATGACATAAGCAACACAAGTTCAATGCTCTCATCACGCCTAGAAACTGATGCAACTCTATTGCGAGGAATGGCTGTCGATCGATCTACAATTCTCTTACAGAATATATTTCTGGTTATTACCTCATTCATCATTGGCTTCCTATTGAATTGGAGGGTCACACTGGTGGTCATTGCCACATATCCTCTGATCGTTAGCGGTCACATCAGTGag AAACTCTTCCTGAAAGGTTATGGTGGTGACCTGAACAAGGCTTATCTCAAAGCTAACATGCTTGCTGGCGAGGCAGTGAGCAACATTCGCACCATTGCCGCATTCTGTTCTGAGGATAAGCTAATTGATCTATATGCACGCGAGCTTGAAGAGCCCTCCAAACTCTCCTTCCGTCGTGGCCAGATCGCCGGCATTGCATTTGGTGTCTCCCAATTTTTCATCTTCTCATCCTATGGCCTAGCGTTGTG GTATGGTTCTGTTTTGATGGGGAAGGAAATCTCCAGCTTTAAATCGGTGATAAAAACATTCATGGTTTTAATTGTGACAGCATTGGCAATGGGAGAAACACTAGCAATGGCACCAGACCTTCTAAAAGGTACCCAGATGTTGGTTTCAATCTTTGATGTATTGGACAGGAAGACAGAGGTTGCGGGGGATGTTGGAGAGGAAGTGACAACGGTAGAGGGTACAATAGAATTGAAAAATGTTGAATTCAGTTACCCCTCAAGGCCAGACATCATAATCTTCAAAGATTTCAATATCAAAGTAACAGTGGGGAAGAGTCTGGCATTAGTAGGGTCTAGTGGGTCTGGTAAGAGCTCTGTGCTCTCCCTTATACTGAGGTTCTACGATCCAACAGCAGGGAAGGTGATGGTTGATG GAAAAGACATCAAGAAACTCAAACTCAAGTCCCTTCGAAAACACATTGGCCTTGTGCAACAAGAGCCAGCTCTCTTTGCCACGACAATCTATGAAAACATTCTTTATGGCAGAGATGGAGCATCTGACTCAGAGATCATTGAAGCTGCCAAGCTTGCTAATGCACACAACTTCATCAGTAGCCTCCCTGAGGGCTACTTGACCAAAGTAGGAGAGCGAGGGGTGCAACTATCAGGTGGCCAGAAGCAACGGGTCGCCATTGCAAGAGCAGTGCTCAAGAACCCAGCAATCTTGCTTCTAGATGAGGCTACCAGCGCTCTCGATGTGGAGTCTGAGCGTGTCGTTCAACAAGCCCTTGACAGGCTAATGAAGAATCGAACAACGGTTATGGTGGCACATAGGTTGTCTACCATCCAAAACGCAGATCACATATCAGTTTTGCAAAATGGAAAGATCATAGAACAAGGGAACCACTCTACTttaatagagaagaagaagggagccTATTATAAGCTTATCAACTTACAGGAACAGCAACAACAGAAATTGTAA